A genomic window from Bdellovibrio sp. SKB1291214 includes:
- a CDS encoding CHASE3 domain-containing protein gives MFGFVIATLGLIFTSWFLQTRLAYVERATNERAQIRRVAFDFQILKSLITDAETGQRGYLLTGNTRYLTPYKEATLLVEDKFNQLKAKLQDDPEQLDRLLHAERITNRKLIELKRTIDFKKKGQEQTALEIIATDAGQADMEDLRKIFDELESGQIAKIAVINGVVRKTIKTSKIANTVGCVFTVVLVLGLIFFLLRNLSARVQMEQSMMESNRSLERTKEVFSKVIEIQNNLSSSRMDIDLILNKVVNLSMDLTDSDGAIIEELDIDSGDLVYRYAGGAARSFIGTRIKARSSFSGLCLREQKPLMCKDSELDDRVDREACRKIHLRSMIIVPLYYGDELLGVLKNYSMSPNFYDDEVFKAFSLVSVMLSSSLGQAKEFEEKRRAIKELEEIREQLTSSVKSSSNIQDGHV, from the coding sequence TTGTTCGGTTTTGTTATAGCGACTCTTGGATTGATTTTTACAAGCTGGTTTTTGCAAACGCGTCTGGCTTACGTGGAGCGCGCTACGAACGAACGGGCTCAGATTCGTCGTGTCGCTTTTGATTTTCAAATTCTAAAGTCGCTAATAACCGATGCAGAGACAGGACAGCGGGGATACTTACTCACGGGTAACACGCGCTATCTAACTCCTTATAAAGAAGCGACCCTTTTGGTTGAAGATAAATTTAACCAACTGAAAGCGAAGTTGCAGGATGATCCTGAACAGCTGGACCGCTTACTGCATGCTGAAAGGATAACGAACAGAAAATTAATCGAGTTAAAGCGAACAATTGATTTTAAGAAGAAAGGTCAAGAGCAAACTGCTTTGGAGATAATCGCAACTGATGCTGGTCAAGCTGATATGGAAGATCTGCGAAAGATATTTGATGAGCTGGAGTCTGGGCAAATCGCAAAAATCGCCGTCATAAATGGCGTTGTTCGCAAGACAATTAAGACGAGTAAGATTGCGAATACAGTGGGTTGCGTTTTCACTGTGGTGCTAGTTTTAGGATTGATATTTTTTTTACTGAGGAACTTGAGCGCCCGGGTACAGATGGAACAGTCGATGATGGAATCAAATCGATCCTTGGAAAGAACAAAGGAGGTTTTTTCTAAAGTTATTGAAATCCAGAATAACTTATCAAGTTCGCGCATGGATATTGACCTTATTTTAAATAAGGTCGTGAACTTATCAATGGATTTGACGGATTCAGATGGCGCCATTATTGAAGAACTCGATATAGACAGTGGAGATCTGGTGTATCGTTATGCTGGAGGTGCCGCTCGTTCCTTTATTGGCACTCGAATTAAAGCGCGCAGCAGTTTTTCGGGATTGTGCCTAAGGGAGCAAAAACCTCTTATGTGCAAAGACTCCGAACTTGATGACCGCGTGGATCGCGAAGCGTGCCGTAAGATTCATCTACGCTCTATGATCATCGTGCCCCTGTATTATGGAGATGAACTCTTGGGCGTTCTAAAAAATTATTCAATGAGTCCTAATTTCTATGACGATGAAGTCTTTAAAGCGTTTTCACTCGTTTCTGTGATGCTCTCGTCTTCTTTAGGACAAGCGAAAGA
- the purM gene encoding phosphoribosylformylglycinamidine cyclo-ligase gives MSEVMDYAKAGVDIHKGDAFVERIKALVPTTHNDQVLQGIGGFAALYQVSDDRIIASSTDGVGTKLKLAQQMNKHHGVGIDLVAMCVNDLLCVGAKPLFFLDYMAFGKLDTRVSEELIAGMVDGCRQSGMALIGGETAEMPGMYQGDEYDVAGFSVGDVHPKDMFNESNIEEGDVLIGIASSGFHSNGYSLLRKLVKDGETELIHQLLVPTKIYVNLVNSIRKNAPQAILAMAHITGGGIHNIPRISEKFDYVLNGWPSLNNTAPVIKTIVDRTNLSNEELYKTFNMGVGLVLLVKKSFAGMIKDHLKTQDEKFWEIGYVKKGTGQINTPK, from the coding sequence ATGTCAGAAGTAATGGATTATGCAAAAGCTGGAGTAGATATTCACAAAGGCGATGCGTTCGTAGAGCGTATTAAAGCTTTGGTGCCGACAACTCACAATGATCAAGTCTTGCAAGGGATTGGTGGATTCGCGGCTCTTTACCAAGTTAGCGATGATCGTATCATCGCCTCCAGTACGGACGGTGTTGGAACTAAATTGAAGCTTGCTCAACAAATGAATAAACATCACGGCGTGGGTATTGACCTGGTTGCTATGTGTGTGAATGACTTGTTATGTGTTGGTGCAAAGCCTTTGTTTTTTTTGGACTACATGGCTTTCGGTAAGCTTGATACCCGCGTGAGTGAAGAATTGATCGCAGGTATGGTGGATGGTTGCAGACAATCCGGAATGGCCTTAATCGGTGGCGAAACAGCAGAAATGCCAGGTATGTACCAAGGGGATGAGTACGATGTTGCAGGTTTCAGTGTGGGCGATGTTCATCCTAAAGACATGTTCAATGAATCTAATATCGAAGAAGGCGACGTCTTGATTGGTATCGCGTCCAGCGGCTTTCACTCGAATGGTTATTCTCTGTTGAGAAAATTAGTAAAAGACGGCGAGACGGAACTGATCCATCAATTATTGGTTCCCACAAAGATCTACGTGAACCTTGTGAACTCCATTCGTAAAAATGCCCCTCAGGCGATTCTTGCAATGGCGCATATCACGGGCGGTGGTATACACAATATCCCGCGTATCAGTGAAAAATTTGATTACGTTTTGAATGGCTGGCCAAGTCTGAACAACACAGCTCCAGTAATAAAAACCATCGTGGATAGAACAAACCTATCAAACGAGGAACTGTACAAAACCTTTAACATGGGCGTGGGGCTGGTGTTGTTGGTTAAAAAGTCCTTCGCAGGAATGATCAAAGACCATTTAAAAACCCAGGACGAAAAATTTTGGGAAATCGGCTACGTCAAAAAAGGCACAGGCCAAATCAATACACCAAAATAA
- the purH gene encoding bifunctional phosphoribosylaminoimidazolecarboxamide formyltransferase/IMP cyclohydrolase yields the protein MKIKRALLSVSDKTGLIELAQNLHKQNVELIASGGTAKALEQVGLPVTAVEEISGNPEAFQGRMKTLSFEISSSLLFRRHDEADIARAQELKIKPIDLVVVNLYPFHQTVEKGAEFAECVENIDIGGPTMLRAGAKNHEAVTVLCEPSQYKEFMSNMNENNGNTSMDFRKKCAAKVYTMTAFYDMAIAAYLTQSTGEQLRYGENPHQKAVLLKDPFSQGLAHKETLQGKEMSYNNFLDADFAAQSLKDLWAWQGDYAHPSAVVVKHNTPCGLAIAETPLRALDLAWKGDEKSSFGGVLALSFPVTAEVAVFFQDKFVEVIMAPEFSAEAQTMLKKNCRLVPISLDKKSSWQVRTIEGGALVQEKDNFSTASFTPVTTNSFPQEKQKLAAFAFLCVKNLKSNAIAVCAQRGSEFEMVTLGSGQTNRVDCIEKLVIPRLKEKNVTDASEMVLASDAFFPFPDSIEVASKVGVKYIVQPGGSIKDQDVIAEANKRDISMIFTGRRHFLH from the coding sequence ATGAAAATTAAAAGAGCTCTGTTGAGCGTTTCCGATAAAACAGGTTTGATTGAGCTTGCGCAAAATCTCCACAAACAAAATGTGGAGTTGATTGCAAGTGGTGGCACAGCCAAAGCTCTTGAGCAAGTTGGATTGCCAGTGACAGCTGTTGAGGAAATCAGTGGCAACCCAGAGGCCTTCCAAGGCCGTATGAAAACTTTAAGCTTTGAAATCTCTTCTTCATTGTTGTTCCGTCGTCATGACGAAGCAGATATCGCGAGGGCGCAAGAATTGAAGATCAAGCCGATCGACTTGGTCGTCGTGAACCTATATCCCTTCCATCAAACAGTTGAAAAGGGTGCTGAGTTCGCGGAGTGCGTTGAAAACATCGATATTGGTGGACCTACGATGTTGCGCGCCGGAGCTAAGAATCACGAAGCTGTCACAGTTTTGTGCGAACCTTCCCAATACAAAGAATTCATGTCAAATATGAATGAAAACAACGGAAATACTTCAATGGACTTCCGTAAAAAATGCGCTGCCAAGGTTTACACAATGACGGCGTTCTATGACATGGCCATTGCTGCCTACTTAACTCAAAGCACAGGTGAGCAACTTCGTTATGGCGAAAATCCTCACCAAAAAGCCGTACTTTTGAAAGATCCATTTTCTCAAGGCCTAGCTCACAAAGAGACTCTTCAAGGCAAAGAGATGTCTTACAATAACTTTTTAGATGCAGACTTTGCCGCCCAGTCTTTGAAAGACCTTTGGGCGTGGCAGGGTGACTATGCTCATCCATCTGCTGTCGTTGTGAAACATAACACTCCTTGCGGCTTGGCTATAGCTGAAACGCCACTTCGTGCTCTGGATCTTGCTTGGAAGGGGGATGAGAAGTCTTCATTCGGTGGAGTTCTGGCACTTAGTTTTCCAGTGACCGCTGAAGTGGCCGTTTTCTTCCAAGATAAATTTGTGGAAGTGATTATGGCCCCTGAATTTTCAGCCGAGGCTCAGACGATGCTTAAAAAGAACTGCCGCCTTGTTCCCATCAGCTTAGATAAAAAATCCAGCTGGCAAGTTCGGACGATCGAGGGCGGAGCTTTGGTTCAGGAGAAAGACAATTTCTCAACCGCAAGCTTTACTCCCGTCACAACCAACTCCTTCCCACAGGAAAAGCAAAAACTCGCAGCCTTTGCGTTCTTATGTGTGAAAAATCTTAAGAGCAATGCCATTGCGGTCTGTGCGCAGCGTGGATCGGAGTTTGAAATGGTGACTTTGGGATCAGGTCAAACGAACCGCGTGGATTGTATCGAAAAATTGGTGATTCCTCGCTTGAAAGAGAAAAACGTCACGGATGCCTCTGAAATGGTTTTAGCTTCAGATGCTTTCTTCCCATTCCCGGATTCCATCGAAGTGGCGTCTAAAGTGGGCGTGAAATACATCGTTCAACCAGGTGGATCAATCAAAGACCAAGACGTGATTGCTGAAGCGAACAAGCGCGATATCTCAATGATCTTCACTGGCCGTCGCCATTTCTTGCACTAG
- a CDS encoding phosphoribosylformylglycinamidine synthase subunit PurQ, translated as MSTTPNFMVLWGDGINCENETARAVELAGGQAEKVHINDLVEKPEMLRNFQGLVIPGGFSFGDHLGSGQILALKLERFVKEELQAFVKKFPVMGICNGFQTLVRLGLLPDANFQKSCSLIKNEQGHFQNEWVELERNTKSPCIWTKNLPENFVLPARHGEGRFMCESDEVLKGLQKNNQIVLRYKENFNGAVDRIAGVCDSSGLVFALMPHPEAALQDWHLPFNGEAWGLEFFKSALQYLKGRHEN; from the coding sequence ATGTCTACAACGCCTAATTTCATGGTCCTTTGGGGTGATGGAATTAACTGCGAAAATGAAACAGCTCGTGCTGTGGAACTCGCAGGTGGTCAGGCTGAAAAAGTTCACATCAACGATCTGGTGGAAAAACCAGAAATGCTTCGAAACTTTCAAGGTCTGGTAATTCCCGGTGGATTTTCATTCGGAGATCACTTGGGCAGTGGCCAAATCTTGGCTTTAAAACTTGAACGTTTTGTTAAAGAAGAGCTTCAGGCCTTCGTTAAGAAATTCCCCGTCATGGGAATTTGTAACGGCTTTCAAACCTTGGTCCGCTTGGGACTTTTACCCGACGCAAATTTTCAAAAAAGCTGTTCCTTGATTAAAAACGAACAGGGTCACTTTCAAAATGAGTGGGTTGAACTAGAACGCAACACGAAGTCACCTTGTATTTGGACTAAAAACTTACCTGAAAACTTTGTTTTACCTGCACGTCACGGTGAGGGTCGCTTTATGTGCGAAAGTGATGAAGTTCTTAAAGGTCTTCAAAAAAACAATCAGATCGTTCTTCGTTATAAGGAAAACTTTAACGGGGCGGTTGATCGTATCGCTGGAGTCTGTGATTCAAGCGGATTGGTTTTCGCTTTGATGCCTCATCCGGAAGCAGCTCTTCAGGACTGGCATCTGCCCTTCAACGGAGAAGCCTGGGGTTTGGAATTTTTTAAAAGTGCTTTGCAATACTTGAAAGGTCGTCATGAAAATTAA
- a CDS encoding phosphoribosylformylglycinamidine synthase subunit PurL → MLKHRVAVRSRIDNSQEEYLKKLFGPVAPAKDLKLSRVFWLMEKTPGAFSKWDMKNDLQKVFCDPITEDLTMGYPEYHEGKVYVEVRYLGGVTDNWARSATEALYLVSGGSTKSWQDFPVEVHSGWQIELGEDFNQHQIEKVLFQTLANPLLQKVQVKRGRELKIENSFGNFHDYWKVETEHKPELQLFPLKREVLEKLNQERGLALSDVEIQTVISHFTSPEQMKARAAMGWAGYVTEVEIECLAQTWSEHCKHKIFAANVEYTEDDVKDVPRLGSQTIKSLYKSYIQAATKKLQDCGYLVSVFKDNAGIVDFDKNVNVCVKVETHNSPSALDPFGGAITGILGVNRDILGCGVGAKPIANMDVFCLSKKDLFPNTDHPQRPDLLKDPGVIFRGVHQGVEEGGNQSGIPTVNGAFHFASEFAAKPLIFVGSLGVMPKQVHGKNTEMKAIRPGDMIVVAGGRLGKDGVHGATFSSLELNDKVASNVVQIGDSITQKRLLDFTLIARDKNLIQAITDNGAGGVSSSIGEMATLSGGARMDLSKHPVKYHGLEFWEMLVSESQERMSFAVAPENLHQFLELAAKMGVEASCLGEFTNSGMFEVNYGDKPLAKIELEFLHDGLSKMELNAHFQGPKEYKEYFRATPKKTLAPTSAHIEEALKTVLANPNVASREPLVRYYDHEVQGATRVKPYGGSTQQGANNSGVIDLSVHGGQEHNAVAVSNGLCPQLSYYDTYLMAQRAVDESVRNLVATGADPDKLALVDNFCWPDPTPKKSNPDAEHKMAQLVRACAGLYDAALAYKAPLVSGKDSMKNDFIGKVKSGETVKISVPPTLLMTAIGQVPDARKTVNGFFNKAGDNIYLLGQLTESLTASVFAQEFETVSSKPEYPNLAKNRDLYRLVYGAIQHDLLSSCHDISEGGLMSALAECCFGNALGADIDLRDLKWENLWSEMGSQFVVSVPSDKVALFERYFDRCSIKLGQVTANNSFKWNFNGDSHSVKVSDLQTIWSEGVLNVYNA, encoded by the coding sequence ATGCTAAAGCATAGAGTGGCCGTTCGCAGTCGTATCGATAACTCTCAGGAAGAATATCTAAAAAAGTTGTTCGGACCTGTGGCTCCTGCAAAAGATCTTAAATTATCCCGTGTTTTCTGGTTGATGGAAAAAACTCCAGGTGCATTTTCTAAGTGGGATATGAAAAACGATCTGCAAAAGGTTTTCTGCGATCCTATCACTGAAGATCTAACGATGGGTTATCCGGAATACCACGAGGGAAAAGTTTACGTCGAAGTTCGCTATTTAGGTGGGGTTACTGACAACTGGGCAAGATCTGCAACCGAGGCATTGTATTTAGTTTCTGGTGGCTCTACAAAATCTTGGCAGGATTTCCCCGTTGAAGTTCATAGCGGCTGGCAAATCGAACTGGGTGAAGATTTTAATCAACACCAAATCGAAAAGGTCCTTTTCCAAACTTTGGCAAATCCATTGCTTCAAAAGGTTCAAGTGAAACGTGGTAGAGAGCTTAAAATTGAAAACTCTTTTGGTAACTTCCATGACTATTGGAAAGTCGAAACTGAACATAAACCAGAACTGCAACTCTTCCCTTTAAAAAGAGAAGTTTTAGAAAAATTAAATCAAGAACGTGGTTTGGCTTTGTCTGATGTTGAAATTCAGACCGTGATCAGTCATTTTACTTCTCCAGAACAAATGAAAGCTCGTGCGGCTATGGGCTGGGCGGGATATGTGACTGAAGTTGAAATTGAATGCTTGGCACAGACTTGGAGTGAACACTGTAAACATAAGATTTTTGCAGCGAATGTTGAGTATACAGAGGACGACGTCAAAGACGTTCCACGCTTGGGTTCCCAAACAATCAAAAGCCTTTATAAATCCTATATTCAAGCTGCGACTAAAAAATTGCAGGACTGTGGTTATCTGGTTTCGGTCTTTAAAGACAATGCCGGTATCGTTGATTTTGATAAAAATGTAAACGTCTGTGTGAAGGTTGAAACTCATAACAGTCCTTCAGCTCTAGATCCCTTCGGCGGTGCGATCACGGGGATCTTGGGTGTGAATCGTGACATCCTTGGTTGCGGTGTGGGTGCGAAGCCTATCGCGAACATGGATGTATTCTGTCTGTCGAAAAAAGATCTTTTCCCGAATACAGATCACCCGCAACGTCCTGATCTTTTGAAAGATCCAGGAGTGATCTTTCGCGGAGTTCATCAAGGTGTAGAAGAGGGTGGAAATCAAAGCGGTATCCCTACAGTAAACGGTGCTTTCCACTTTGCTAGCGAATTTGCGGCAAAGCCTTTGATCTTTGTCGGCTCTCTGGGAGTTATGCCAAAGCAAGTTCACGGCAAAAATACCGAGATGAAAGCAATCCGTCCTGGAGATATGATCGTTGTGGCGGGTGGTCGTTTAGGTAAAGACGGCGTTCACGGGGCGACCTTCAGCTCCTTAGAATTGAATGATAAAGTCGCATCCAACGTTGTTCAAATCGGCGATAGTATCACACAAAAACGTCTTTTGGATTTCACATTGATCGCTCGTGATAAAAACCTGATTCAAGCTATCACTGATAATGGTGCTGGTGGAGTGAGCTCTTCCATCGGAGAAATGGCGACATTGTCGGGTGGCGCGCGTATGGATCTTTCTAAACATCCAGTGAAGTACCACGGTTTGGAATTCTGGGAAATGCTGGTCAGTGAATCTCAAGAGCGTATGTCTTTTGCGGTGGCTCCTGAGAACCTTCATCAGTTCTTGGAATTGGCAGCGAAAATGGGCGTTGAGGCCTCTTGCTTGGGTGAATTCACGAACTCAGGGATGTTTGAAGTCAATTACGGCGATAAACCTTTGGCGAAAATAGAACTTGAGTTCCTGCATGATGGCTTAAGTAAAATGGAATTGAATGCTCACTTCCAAGGTCCGAAAGAGTACAAAGAATATTTCAGAGCAACGCCTAAGAAAACTTTGGCTCCAACGTCAGCGCATATCGAAGAAGCTCTTAAAACTGTATTGGCAAATCCCAATGTGGCTTCTCGTGAACCCTTAGTTCGTTATTATGACCACGAAGTCCAAGGGGCCACTCGTGTTAAACCTTATGGTGGTTCCACTCAGCAGGGTGCGAACAATTCGGGTGTGATTGATCTATCAGTTCATGGTGGTCAAGAGCACAATGCCGTGGCTGTGTCTAATGGATTGTGCCCCCAGCTTTCTTATTACGACACGTATTTGATGGCTCAACGTGCAGTTGATGAGTCTGTTCGAAACTTGGTGGCGACAGGGGCTGATCCAGATAAGTTGGCGTTGGTTGATAATTTCTGCTGGCCAGATCCCACTCCGAAAAAATCAAATCCAGATGCTGAACACAAGATGGCTCAATTGGTGCGCGCTTGTGCCGGTCTTTACGACGCGGCGTTGGCTTACAAGGCCCCGCTGGTGAGTGGTAAAGACAGCATGAAGAATGATTTCATCGGTAAAGTAAAGTCAGGGGAAACAGTTAAGATCTCCGTTCCCCCGACACTGTTAATGACGGCCATCGGCCAAGTGCCTGATGCTCGGAAAACAGTAAACGGGTTTTTTAATAAAGCTGGCGATAACATTTACCTTTTGGGTCAGTTGACAGAAAGCCTAACCGCCTCTGTATTCGCTCAAGAGTTCGAAACCGTTTCATCCAAGCCTGAATATCCGAATTTAGCTAAGAATCGTGATCTATATCGCTTGGTCTATGGAGCGATTCAACACGATCTTTTAAGTTCTTGCCACGATATTTCAGAAGGCGGTTTGATGTCTGCCTTGGCTGAATGCTGTTTTGGAAATGCATTGGGTGCTGACATAGATCTGCGTGATTTAAAGTGGGAAAATTTGTGGTCGGAAATGGGCTCTCAATTTGTTGTCAGTGTTCCTTCTGACAAGGTCGCATTGTTTGAACGTTATTTTGATCGTTGCTCGATCAAGCTTGGGCAGGTGACTGCGAATAATTCTTTTAAATGGAATTTCAATGGGGATTCCCATTCGGTCAAAGTTTCTGATCTGCAAACGATTTGGTCTGAAGGAGTTTTAAATGTCTACAACGCCTAA
- the purN gene encoding phosphoribosylglycinamide formyltransferase: protein MIKTPRVAIFASGAGSNAEALIKKMHSLGGQVEFVFSDKTEAGVLAKAQSLNTRRYVIKKKADRLQHEQEVLKLIDQHQIDWILLAGYMRLLSPSFLKSLAERHEGRAQVVNIHPSLLPAYPGAHSLERAFADQVSESGVTLHLVDEGMDAGPVLKQAAISLKEFTAFADFKASVHRLEHQIYTEFLEKIVLGEIPTHYFKETVKC from the coding sequence ATGATTAAAACTCCACGCGTCGCCATCTTTGCGTCAGGGGCCGGCTCCAACGCCGAAGCCTTGATTAAAAAAATGCACTCCCTGGGCGGGCAGGTGGAATTTGTTTTTTCTGATAAGACTGAAGCGGGAGTGTTAGCAAAAGCTCAGTCTTTAAATACAAGACGCTATGTTATCAAGAAAAAAGCAGATCGCTTGCAACATGAGCAAGAGGTCTTGAAGTTGATTGATCAACATCAGATCGACTGGATCTTGCTTGCGGGATACATGCGTCTTTTGTCTCCGAGTTTTTTGAAGTCCTTGGCGGAACGTCATGAAGGTCGCGCACAAGTCGTAAATATTCATCCAAGTTTATTGCCAGCTTACCCTGGCGCCCATTCTTTGGAGCGTGCATTTGCGGATCAAGTTTCTGAGAGTGGCGTGACCTTACATTTAGTTGACGAAGGGATGGATGCAGGTCCTGTGCTAAAGCAGGCAGCAATTTCATTGAAAGAGTTCACAGCCTTTGCAGATTTCAAAGCCAGCGTTCATCGCCTGGAACATCAAATTTATACTGAATTTTTAGAAAAGATCGTTTTGGGAGAAATTCCAACTCATTATTTTAAGGAAACCGTCAAATGCTAA
- the purD gene encoding phosphoribosylamine--glycine ligase, with amino-acid sequence MRVLVVGKGGREHAIAQKISESKMLETLWVAPGNPGMSKVGLQCVNVEKTPDVLAFCKTNRVDLVVFGPEAAILSDLKEVLEANGVACLAPSREAAHLEASKYFCKEILEDAGLLTAAYQKANTVAEAISFLEKHDFKTPIVVKADGLAAGKGVAVCETLETAKAAVHDLTTAYGFPLLVEECLIGRELSAFALCDGEDFVILGTACDYKRITPDPFSANTGGMGAFSPCDFISTDDEAAIDDIFRKSLKSLKRKGKPYVGFLFAGLMKTDKGLYVLEFNVRLGDPETQALLPRIKSDLLDLSVKAVQGRLEKQKTEFHDYRSVHVVAVSKGYPGNTMDLGHAIQIPTASTEGTNIYFAGVSTKNENLVNTGGRVLGVTALAKTRDEARMKAYQEIRKVQFQGLYFREDIAQ; translated from the coding sequence GTGCGCGTCCTGGTTGTAGGCAAGGGCGGTCGCGAACACGCGATCGCACAGAAAATTTCTGAATCAAAGATGCTCGAGACTTTGTGGGTTGCTCCTGGCAATCCAGGAATGAGCAAAGTGGGTCTTCAATGTGTGAACGTTGAAAAAACACCTGACGTTTTAGCATTTTGTAAAACGAACCGGGTTGATTTGGTTGTTTTCGGTCCCGAAGCCGCAATTTTGTCTGACCTTAAAGAAGTTTTGGAAGCAAATGGTGTCGCGTGCCTGGCACCTTCTCGCGAGGCCGCGCATTTAGAAGCTTCCAAGTATTTTTGTAAAGAGATCTTAGAGGACGCAGGTCTTTTAACGGCCGCTTATCAAAAAGCGAATACGGTGGCAGAGGCGATTTCTTTTCTTGAAAAACATGACTTTAAAACTCCCATTGTAGTGAAAGCCGATGGTTTAGCTGCGGGGAAGGGGGTCGCTGTCTGTGAGACTTTGGAAACTGCAAAAGCCGCGGTTCATGATTTGACGACGGCTTACGGTTTCCCGTTGTTAGTTGAAGAATGCCTGATCGGTCGTGAACTTTCTGCCTTTGCTTTGTGCGATGGTGAAGACTTTGTGATCTTGGGTACAGCTTGCGATTATAAACGCATCACCCCTGATCCCTTCAGTGCGAACACGGGTGGTATGGGGGCATTCAGCCCATGTGATTTCATTTCTACAGACGATGAAGCAGCGATTGATGACATCTTTAGAAAATCTTTGAAATCTTTGAAACGTAAGGGAAAACCGTACGTAGGTTTCTTGTTTGCGGGTCTGATGAAGACCGATAAGGGACTTTATGTTTTGGAATTCAACGTGCGTTTGGGAGATCCAGAAACTCAGGCCTTACTTCCAAGAATTAAAAGCGACTTGTTGGATCTTTCAGTGAAGGCCGTTCAAGGTCGCTTGGAGAAGCAAAAAACAGAGTTCCATGACTATCGCTCCGTTCACGTTGTCGCCGTTAGCAAAGGCTATCCAGGCAACACGATGGATTTAGGCCACGCGATTCAAATTCCAACAGCTTCTACTGAGGGTACAAATATCTACTTTGCCGGAGTATCAACGAAGAACGAAAACTTGGTAAATACCGGGGGTCGTGTGCTTGGAGTGACGGCTTTGGCGAAAACTCGTGACGAGGCTCGAATGAAGGCCTACCAAGAGATCCGCAAAGTTCAATTCCAAGGTTTGTACTTCCGAGAGGACATTGCTCAATGA
- a CDS encoding phosphoribosylaminoimidazolesuccinocarboxamide synthase, with protein MNLLYRGSVKDIYKTDAGLLFKYSNRYSVFDWGEMPNEIPQKGEALAAMAGMFFEHLKDKGIESHYMKPHSADSILVNEVAVHRPIWENGVYDYTVYADKPTNCLVPLEVIFRILLGKGNSLEGRLKKNPAYMAELGLTEIPDSSKTFMPPIVEYSTKLETTDRYMTNKEIQDLNVIDANELAQVRKMTEEVAKHLQSLFASFGVKLWDGKFEFAFGGRGENGRELFMVDSIGPDELRLTYENAPLSKEFLRQIYAPTTWYQAVGKAKDIAKERGANNWKEICAHELKEVPQVLNPEQIKVASMLYTSLANEMAWSLGKTAPFEKEASLKNWRQQCASWL; from the coding sequence ATGAACCTTTTGTACCGTGGTTCCGTAAAAGACATCTATAAAACAGATGCAGGACTGCTTTTCAAATACAGCAATCGTTACTCGGTTTTTGATTGGGGCGAAATGCCTAACGAAATCCCTCAAAAGGGTGAGGCCTTGGCAGCTATGGCCGGGATGTTTTTTGAACATTTGAAAGACAAAGGCATCGAGTCTCATTACATGAAACCGCACAGCGCGGATTCCATTTTGGTGAATGAAGTCGCTGTTCATCGTCCTATTTGGGAAAACGGTGTTTACGATTATACAGTTTATGCTGATAAACCCACGAACTGTTTGGTTCCTTTAGAAGTGATCTTCCGCATCCTTTTGGGTAAAGGAAATTCTTTAGAAGGCCGCTTGAAAAAGAATCCGGCTTACATGGCGGAATTGGGCCTCACTGAAATTCCAGATTCCTCAAAAACTTTCATGCCGCCGATCGTCGAGTATTCGACGAAGCTTGAGACGACAGATCGTTATATGACAAACAAAGAAATCCAAGACCTGAACGTGATTGATGCCAACGAACTGGCGCAAGTCCGCAAAATGACGGAAGAGGTGGCAAAACACTTACAATCCTTATTTGCTTCTTTCGGTGTCAAGTTGTGGGACGGAAAATTCGAATTCGCTTTCGGCGGACGCGGGGAGAATGGACGGGAGTTGTTCATGGTTGATTCCATCGGCCCTGACGAGCTGCGATTGACTTACGAAAACGCTCCGTTGTCTAAAGAATTCCTTCGTCAGATTTATGCTCCAACAACTTGGTATCAAGCTGTTGGTAAAGCGAAAGATATCGCCAAAGAACGTGGTGCTAATAACTGGAAAGAAATTTGCGCTCATGAGCTTAAGGAAGTTCCGCAAGTGTTGAATCCAGAGCAAATTAAAGTGGCATCAATGCTTTACACATCTCTGGCGAATGAGATGGCGTGGTCATTAGGTAAGACGGCTCCCTTTGAAAAAGAAGCAAGTTTGAAAAACTGGAGACAGCAGTGCGCGTCCTGGTTGTAG